The Paludibacter jiangxiensis DNA segment AGCTGGAAGGTTCTTGGCTTTCAAGAAAATATGCTGACTGGTACATAATAAAGGACCTCCGTTTAGCAGCAAGGTTTGATTTTCTGGTTCACGAATATTTTCCATAGGACAATATCCCCTGGTATTGACATTAAACGAAAAATATTCAGGAATCAGAACATCATAGATACTCTGGCATACAGGAATCTCTCTCTGGAATCTCCATGAGCGAATACTTCCCTCAAAATCAGACACAATAGTATACTTATATTCTATTAATGTACCTGCTTTTACGTTCGGCAACGTAATTTTTTTCTGAAAAACCTTTTCTTTAATATTCTCTGTGAAAATATATTCTTTTGATAATCTTGTCTTCTCAACCTTTCCACCTACATAATTGTAAGAATAGCCATCAATACTTTGCACAGTTTCTCTGCTATTAGGTCCATAATCCTCGTATCTAATTTTTATGTTTGCACAATCAGCTCCTGCGGGTTTGAGAATTTTAATTTTGGCATAAACATCAAAACACACCTGAAGATTATCATTATTTACCTGATAATAGCTGCTCCCCTTTTCGTAAAGAACAACAGCTACAGCACTCGTATCTTCCGCAAAAGAACTCATCTTCACTTCTTCTTCTGATACTTTACCAAATTTATTGGTATCTTTTTCTGCCGCTAGCATAAACGCATAAGATAAACAGCAGACCAGGCACACGAAAATTTTCTTCATTTTAGCATGTTTTTAATTAGTATGTAAATCCAAGGTTATTATTGCAAATAAAATTAAACATCTATTTTGCAGCATTTTAAATATAAAAAGCAAAAACATTACATGTTAAATTTTATCGGGATAAATATACTATATTTTTCATAATTAAAACTATATAAACAATTTTTCCTAATTAACATTGTAATGTATTGTCAAAGCGACAGCAATAGCCACAAAAAAAAAGGAGTCATTTATTATTATAACAAATGACTCCTTTAATAACAAAAAGCAGATATCGATCAACTCAACAGTATTTGCATAAACTGCTGGCTTTGTAGAATTCCGTATGAACCTTTTTGCGCCTCATATTCATCGTAAATAAGTACTGCATCGGGCTCTTGGTGCGGACGATAAATAACAAACGGCACCGGGGCTGCGGTGTGAGTTCTTATACTGCACGGCGTCGGATGATCCGGCAAAACAGCAATAGTAACCGGCTCATTCCATTTTGAAACTTCTTCGAATATCGGCTTCACCACTCTGCTATCCAAATATTCGATGGTCTTTACTTTAAGAGCCACATCTCCTTCATGGCCTGCTTCATCACTCGCTTCGATATGAAGATAGACAAAATCGTCGGTGCGCAAAGCATCAATTGCAGCCTGCGCCTTACCTTCGTAATTAGTATTGTAAAGTCCGGTTGCACCATCCACAACAATAGGCCGTAATCCGGCATACACACCGATTCCCTTAATGAGGTCCACGGCTGAAATAACAGCCCCACTCTTCACCCCAAATAACTGATTTATAGTTTTCATCTGAGGGCGATAACCGGGAGACCACAACCAGATACTATTTGCAGGATCCTTTCCCGCCGCCTTTCTTTTAAGATTCACCGGATGATTTTCCAGTAATTGTTGCGATTTCAAGGTAAGCTCATTCAATTTTTTAGCGGTTTGTTCCGCTTCTGTCGCCTGTGCCTTTATCATCACATTCTCAAAAGGAGTACCCGGCACATCGTGCGGAGGAGTACAATCAAGATGCTTATCTCCACCCTTCATCTTCAACAAATGACGATAGGAAACCCCCGGGAAAAACTTTATAACATCATCGCTAAGTTCTTTATTTAAAAATTCAATCAGTTCGGAAGCCTCTTCGTTTGAAATATGGCCTGCCGAATGGTTTTTTATTTTTCCATCCTCAATGCAAATCAAATTACAACGCATAGCCATTTCTCCATCTTCAATATCAATACCCATACTGGCAGCCTCCAAAGAACCTCTTCCTTCAAAGACCTTCGGAACGTCATATCCTAATACAGCCAGATTTGCAATCTCACTACCAGGAGCGAAACCTTCCGGAATAGTTTTCAGCATACCGGAACAACCCAGTGCTGCGAGCCTGTCAATATTAGGCTTGTGAGCGGCTTGCAACGGAGTTTTGCCCCCGAGTTCTGCAATAGGCTCATCAGCCATACCATCGCCTAGAATTACAATATATTTCATTTGCTAATAATTTTCTTGTTTAAGGAGATCAGGAAACTGTATCACTAAAAACCACTTTCACACCTATTGGGATTGCGAAACTGCATATCGGTTTCATTCTGTGATATTTTCACTGAAATATATTACACAAAGTAATTTTTATCCTATTAATTTTTACAAACAACTCTTTTTTACACCACAAAGATACAAAAAAGAGCCATGACAGACCGCCCCAAATTTCAGTCTTGCTACTTTTAGCGATCAATACATCAGGTACGCCTTCAAATATCCAACATGATATGATCGGGTCCTGCGATTATAATCTCCAGACACAGAGATAATAATCATTCTATAATTAGGCCCGTTCAAAGTCATTTCTTCTTTAGTGCATCTATTTCTCTTTTCAGTTCCCGCATTCACAAACTGCTGTAGCCTGGATCCCAGCGAAACCGTTATATATCTGGATGGCTGCGTTTTGATTTGAACCAAAACAACAGCTCCATCAATTTTCAAAACAACATTTTCATCCTCGTATGGATTATCCGGAGAGAACGACTTGTTAATCGCCACAATGTTTGAATAAGGAGCCACTTTGGACGACCAGGTATTTTCTGGTTGCCAGGCATCAAATTGCTGAATGACTTTAGAGTTTGTTTCCTGTATTCCAAAACGATTCACTATTTCCCGTGAACTCATTTTACTAACGGGATATGCAAACAAATACTGCAAGCTTTCCACACCGTATGTATCAAAGAGATAATTAGTGATCTCTGTAATTCTGTCTTTTGAAGTTGAATCTACATACATTGCCGGAATCTTCATTTTTACTGTCCCTCCATTTTCCAGAAAATGCAAACCCGATAGGCGACTCTTCAATTCATGACGCAAACTATATTTGGAGATATTCCCAATGCTCCATGGACCTACCGATGATAGAAATGCAACCAATGCAAACGACACAACAATCCACTTAATATATTTTGATTTCACAATAAACAACCAGATACTGACACCAAACAACCACAAATTCAGCAACAAGACATAGAGACGATTAATCGTCATGCCGTAATCATCCAGCCTTCTTGCAATAGCAACAAACATCAACACTAACAAAGGAAGAAGAACCAACGGAAAATATTTTGCCAACCACACCACCGTTCGGTTTTCCCCCCGAATACGAAGCGGATAAAGAATTATTATTGTAAGCAGCCCTCCGATTCCAAGCGCAGACACCAACATGGAAACCCACCCATTGGGTAATTCCCACTTCGCAATTATCTGAAACATGTACACATACAAAATTGACAGATAAATACAAAGGATTGGCAACAGAATATACAGTCCGAGTATTTTGAGCACTTTATTAAATTGGACTCGACTATCAAATTTCTCATCCGAATGAGGGATTGACGCCAGCCAATAAACCGGGGCAAAAATCACAAAACAAAAAACATTGAGGTATCCATATATTTTTTCGTTTATAACAACATGGAATAATTTATCGAGCGACAGAAGCGCCAGACCCAATCCACCCATCAGTACTGATGCGAAAAGATACGTCACCAGCAACAGTACAATAATATTATACACAAAGTTCCAAAATGGAATTTCGCAGGCCTTTTTCAGAAAAGCAATAAAAAATATGGATAATGCAAATGAGACCGAGACAACAACCACCTGATAAATATGTACAGGCTGCATGTGTTTAGGCAAGGTTAAACAATAAACAAGCCAGACTATTACCACCAGAATCTCCACTGATATAGCAGCGAGTTTATTTCTCATCTCCTCACATAACAGGGTGGTAGCGATTGACAAGAAGACTCCCCCCAAAAACAAAGGCCACATAAATTCGCTGATTTCAACCTTATAGTCATGAATTTTCAGCACAAACAGCACGCTTGTTCCTAAAACAAACAACAATGATAAAGGGAAACGAACTAACACCAGCTTTAGCTTTTCGTTCCAGTTCTTAAAAAAATAGAGTTTCATAGTCTGGCTGATTTAATGTAGTTACAAAAATAAAATTTGCTTAACAAAGAGAAACAATCAATTGACTTCAAAGATACTACCTACACTAACAAATCTGCGCATAAGAAGTTCATTTTACCAACAGACCAATACATATTTTTCAAATTAAACAAAATCTGCTAACTTTGAGTCACTACACAAAGAGAAAAATCTAAACATAAATTACTTACGGATGAAGGAAGCACTACTCCAGTATGCATGGCAGCATAAACTTTTCTACGCTGGCAATCTGGCTACAATCAAAGGGAAAAGAGTCGAAGTCATAGATCCCGGACAAATAAACAGAGATGCGGGACCTGATTTTTTTAACGCAAAAATCAAAATCGGAGAAACTGTGTGGGCCGGCAATGTTGAAGTGCACATAAATTCGTCTGACTGGAAAGACCATCACCATACCAATGACAGTGCCTACAACAATATCATTCTACACGTTATAGCCAAACATGACGCTGACATTTTCAGAATTTCCGGTGAAGAAATCGAACAATTACTACTCCCCTGCTACGAAGATCTTGAATCACGACACGAAGCATTGATGGGACAAAAATCGTTTGTTTCGTGTGCTGAACATTTAGATAAAGTTCCACGTATTCTTCTTTCCGACTGGAAAAATGCATTGCTAACAGAACGACTTGAGCTTAAAGTAAACGATATTGAAACACTTCTTCAAAACACGCAGAACAATTGGGAAGAAGCTTTTTATATAACATTGGCGCGTAATTTCGGAACAGGCATCAATTCTATTCCATTTGAACTTTTAGCCAAGAGTTTACCGCAGATATACCTAGCAAAACACAAAGACAATCTGACGCAAATTGAAGCGATGCTATTCGGTCAATCCGGACTACTAAATCAATCGCCGGCAAGCGATTATACAGACAAATTAAAACAGGAATACTCCTTTCTGAAAGCCAAATATCAACTCCAACCGATTGACGCCCATCTTTGGAAACTACTCCGCTTGCGCCCGCAAAATTTTCCTCACGTCCGGATTGCCCAGTTTGCTACTTTAACGAACAAATCCTCCAAACTCTTCTCAAAAGTTGTCAATGCAAAATCCATCGAAGAAATGGAGTCTTTGTTTGAATGTAGCACATCCGAATACTGGCAATCGCATTATACCTTCAACAAAGCCGCAGATTCAAAGAACAAAGCGATAGGTAAATCAACCATCAAAATTTTATTAATCAACACGGCTGCTCCGTTCCTATTTGCTTACGGACGATACAAAAACGACGAAAGAATGCAGGAAAAAGCACTTACATTGTTGGAACAAGTTACTCCCGAGCAAAACAGTATTATCAAAAACTGGAAGCAATACAATATCGCTGCAACCTCCGCTTTTGACAGTCAGGCCCTCATTCATCTCAAAAAACATTATTGCGATTGTAAAAAGTGCCTTCAATGCCGCATAGGACATTATGTGCTGAAACACGACTCTTAAACCGAAAAAATTACACAAAAATACCAAACCGAACATTAAACTTTTTAGCGTTTCTTGTATCTAACTAATAATTATTATTTGAAACACACCTTTCCCAATAATTTAACCGCTAAATTTTAGACTAAATGAAAAATTTGTTTCTCGCTCTGTTTCTAATTCTTTCGGCGACTGTTTCGGCTCAAAACATCACGGCAACCGGATCTATTTTTGATTCGAAGCACCAGCCACTGGTTGGGGCCACCGCAACTCTCGTTAGCAAAAGCAACCCAAACCATAAGTTGGGTGATGTCGCAAATGCCAACGGTAATTTTACTGTCAAAGGGCTATCGATTGGTACATACACCATGCAAATTTCGTTTGTAGGATTTACGACTCTGACCAAGAGTATTGAAATAAAACAAAACAATCAACGCTTAGGAAGTTTTACACTAAAAGAAGAGTCGATAGACCTCAAAGAAATAACTGCTGTAGGTCGGGCAACAAGAGCGCAACAAACAGAAGATACCATTAAATACAATGCTGATGCCTTTAAAACCATTCAGGGTGCTGATGCAAGCACGCTGATTTCTAAAATGCCGGGTATCGTAGTGGACGGATCGGGCAAAATACAGGCTCAGGGTGAAACAGTACAGAAAGTAATGGTAGATGGCAAACCGTTTTTTGACGGTGACCCGAACTTAGCTTTGAAGAATTTGCCGGCAGAAGTTGTACAAAACATCGAAGTATTTGACAAGAAAAGCGAACAAGCCGAATTTACCGGATTTGAAGATGGAAACTCGGTCAAAACGATCAATGTTATCACCCGAAGAGGCATGCAAACCGGAGTGTTCGGAAAACTGAATGCCGGTATCGGAATAAACGAAGACAACAAGACCGATTACCAGGGATCACTCTCTATGAATATCTTCAAAGGCAATCGCCGCATTACCCTGCTGGGAATGTCTAACAACATTAATCAACAAAACTTTTCGCAGGACGATTTAGCTGGCATAATGGGCGGTGGAATGGGAATGGGACGAGGTGGTCGTGGCGGAGGCTTCGGCGGTGGTTCCACATTGGTTTCGGGCGGTGGCGGTATAACCAAAACCAATGCCGGTGGGTTAAACTATACCGATAAATGGGGAAAGAAAATCGATATTACCGGTGGTTATTTCTTCAACATAACAAACAACACTTTGATCCAATCAAAGAATGATACCTATTTCAAGCAGGATGCATTGGGTCGATTCCAAACTTCGGACGAAAACGATTTTTCTCAAACAAAGAATATCAACCACCGTTTCAATCTCAAACTGGACTATCAGATCGACGCGAACAACTCGTTGACATTTATGCCGAACTTAAGTTTCCAGTCCAACAACGGAAATAGTTCGATGCTCTATAACACCTATCTGAACGGAGCCTCATCAACTAAAACCAACACGGCCACGAGCCGAGATGTAACTGCCAACAATCTATCGGGTATGTTGTTATATCGTCACCGGTTTAGCAAGTCTGGACGAACCATTTCACTTACCTTGAATGGAAGTTCCAACCAAAACAACAATGACGGATATACCGAAAAACATTTCCTAAACAATGTAATAACAGAAGATGACTATCAAACGATTCTGAACAATTCAAACGGCTATAGTCTGGGGGCCAATGCCATATACACCGAGCCATTGAGTAAAACATCGCAATTGCAAGCCACCTACCGCGTCAATTACAACCACCGCGACATCGACAAGCAAACAAGAGATCGTTTGACGATGGTTTTGGACACCGCATTGTCCAACTTATACAACAGCGACTATCTTACACAATCGGGTGGTTTGGGATATCGTCTCAGCAGTAAAGGATTAATGTTGATGGCTAATGTCGATGTTCAACATGCAGCCCTTCAGGGAGATCAGACCTATCCATTAATGGTCAATACCGATAAGTCGTATAACAGTATATTACCCAATATGATGTTGAATTACCGTTTCAACCCATACAATACGATAAGAGTATTTTTACGTGCGTCAACATCTGCTCCGTCAATTCAACAGTTACAAAATGTCATCGACAACTCAAATCCGGCTGCTATCACCGGAGGGAACCCGAATCTGAACCAGCAAATATCAAACAACGCCATGTTCCGATACACTTTCACCCCAAAATCGGGTCAAACCCTGATCGTCATGTTCAGTGCTGGTAACACCCTGCATTACATCGGGAATTCAACTATTTTGGCTACCAAAGATAGTGTATTGCAAAAAGGCATTATTCTCCGAAATGGTGCTCAATACAGCTCTCCGGTCAACTTAACCGGTAGCTGGAACATGAATTCGATGTTTACATTTGGATTTCCGGTCGACTTTCTCAAGAGCAACCTGAATATTTCGACCAATTTCGGATTCAATCAGATTCCCTCTCTTTACAACGGGGTAAAACAGATGACTAAAAACTACACTATCGCGCCTAAGGCAATCCTCGGAAGTAACATCAGCGACAAGCTCGACTTTACCCTCTCTTATGGTGCAGCCTATAACATTGCCCGTAACAATGTATCCTCAATATCGAACAATACCTATTTGAATCAAACAGCTAGTTTCAAGCTCGACTGGATATTCTGGAAAGGATTGACCTTCCAAAACAACATGTCTTACCAAAACTACCGCAGTTTTGCGAATAGTCTTTCAAGCGGTTTTTCTCAAAACTACTTTATGTGGACTGCCAGTGTGGGTAAAAAAATCATGAAAAATGACAGAGGGGAGATCAAGCTACAGGCTTATGACATCCTACGCCAGAACAAATCGTTGACACGCAATGTTTACGACAATTATTACGAAGATGCAATATCGAATGTAATGAAGCCATTTGTAATGTTGAGTTTCACATACGATTTACGTAATTTCAGCGGACAAAAATATCAACAGCAACAACAAAAACAGAATCGCCAAAGACAACAAATGTGGGAAAAAGGCGGAATGCCTCCTGCCGGTAGTATGCCTCCCGGAGGCGGTATGCCAGGTGGAATGCCTCCTGGCGGTATGCCAATGATGTAATTCTAAAACTCAACGGAAAGGCAGTAAGTAAAGAAGATTACTTACTGCCTTTTTCTTTTACTCCCATTTTAGGATGCGACGGCTTTTCTTAACTTTGTACGGAAAAATCAGCCCGCATAAGATGAAAATTTGTATCGTCCAGACATCCGCCTTCAAAGGTGATATTGAAAAAAATATTTCCAAACATCTGCAATTTCTTGATCTTGCCATTGCAAACCAATGCGATTTGGTGGTGTTTCCTGAACTCTCTCTTACCGGCTATGAGCCAACGCTTGCCAAAGAACTTGCAACAACCAGTAATGATGATCGACTCAGTTGTTTTCAAAAAATAAGTGATCAGCAAAATATCATTATCTGTATCGGATTACCGACTCAAATGGATGCAACGCTTTTTATCAGCATGATCATCTTCCAACCTGACAAAGAGCCCATCACTTATTCAAAGCAACACCGCTACCCTAGTGAGGTCGATTATTTCTCTCCGGGAGCTACGCCTGTTTATCTCCATATTGACGAAACAGTTGTTGCGCCGGCCATCTGTTATGAACTATCGGTTTCTCAACATGCAGAGAATGCATACCGCAATCAGGCATCCGTTTACCTTGCCAGCGTGCTTAATTCAGTAAGCGGCGTAGATGCGGACTTACAAAAACTATCCGACATCGCACGAAAATATCACATGACAACTGTTATGGCAAACTATGTGGGCGAATCGGGAGGATATGAGTGTGCCGGCAAAAGCTCGGTTTGGCATGCAGACGGCAATTTGGCAGGTCAACTCGATGGCACAAGCGAAGGAATCCTTATCTACGACACAACGACCAAATCTGTATTTCAAAAATTGATATAACCCGATCCTATGAGATTCAAAATTCTTTTTCTGCTTTTACTCTGCATATCTTTACATTCACAGGCTCAAACCGATTATCCCTCCGTTGATCAGATAGCGCTCCGGCTTCCCGAATCAGAGAGCAAGACAATAAACGGGATTGCGGCTTATATCAACAGCCATTTCAATACCCCGGACGATAAAGCCCGTGCTATCTTCTGCTGGATCACCCACAACATTGCCTATGATGTGGAGAACATGTACAAAGTCAACCTCTACCAAAACACAAATGATATTGTAGAGCGGACACTGAACACGCGGAAAGGCATTTGCATGTCTTACACCGAACTGTTCAATGCCATTGCAGCAAAAACTGGGTTAAAATCATTTGCAGTACAAGGGTACACAAAACAGAACAACAAAGTGGATATACTGCCACACGCGTGGAATGCAGTTCTGATTGGGTTGGAATGGAGTCTAATAGATGCCACCTGGGGTGCCGGATATATACAAAACGGGAAATTTGTCCGCCACATCGAAAACCGCAATTTCAAACCAAATCCACGCCAGTTCATCAATACGCATATACCATTCGATCCATTGTGGCAAATGCTCGATTATACCGTTACCAATCAGGATTTCTACGAAGGAAAAACGGGATCGGCCAATAAGAAGATATTCAACTATAAAGATTCTTTATCCGAATATCAAACGTTACCGGAAAGTAAACAACTCAGCGATGCCTCCCGGCGAGTGGAAGCCAACGGGGTGAAAAATGCCATGATTTACGAACATTTGCAACACCTTCACCAACAGTTGGAGTATCTGCATAATTACAAAATGACTGATCTTTTCAATCAGGCCGTCGCTCATTACAATAACGGCATTGCCCTGATGAATCAGTTTATCAATTACAGGAATAACCAATTTAATCCGAAGAAAGAAGACAAAGAAATCCGGCAAATGGTGGACACTGTTAGCATAGAACTTTCGGCATCACAAAGTAGATTGTCTGAAATTCAAAAGCCGGATGCACAAACAGCGGCATCCATTACTCAGTTAAACAAATCGTTGGAGCAGGCTACCGCCGGAATGAACGAACAAAAAGCATTTGTAGATAAATATTTCAAAACCGGGAAATTATTTCGTAAAACATTGTTCTACAAATACACCTTGATGGGCATACCCGTTCGTTGACATTCAGTCTACTGTTTTCCGAAATAATCGCGGGTTACCATCAAATCAGAGACATTCCAGGCTGATTTTATATGTTCACGGACGTTAGAAGCTGCTATTTGTGCCACACCAAACTCATGCATACGTGCATTGACGGCAAACGGAGTTTTTTCGGGAGCAAAAATACTGGTTCCCAAACCATGCCATTGATATTTCTGCAGGCCGAGAATAGAAATTAAAGACGGATAAATATCAATCTGTCCCATAACCGGAGCATAAGTTTGTTGCCGGTTTCCATTTACAACAATAAAGGGAGTAAGAGCAGTCTCGGCATTCCATCGCTTTGCATACACCCGCCACTGAGCCGGTTGACGTTTGGTACAATCGTGATCGCCAGTAATAATCAATACCGATTTAGAAAGCAAGCCGTTACTACGCAGTCCATCAACAAACCTTCCGATACATTGATCCACATAATGAATGGCATTCAGGTAAGCAGCCATGTCGGCAGGACAATTGGACGGCACTTTCAGGTAAATGCGGTCATTGGGCAATTTATAGGGATCGTGCGAACTTAACGTAATCATCTGCGCCATAAAAGGCTGTTTAAACGCTTTCAGCTTTTCCACCGACTGAGCCAAAAAGGTACTGTCGGTGAGTCCCATCTCGTAATACTCATCACAATTATATTGATCGACAGCTATCAGATCGTCATAACCCAATTGCCTGGTCAAAACTCCCTGATTCCAGAACGAAGCATTACCACCCAGCATGGTATGGGTGTTGTAACCTTTCTCTTTCAACGCCTTTGCCAATGTAAAATAGCTATTGCGCGCATAACGAAAACAAGCCGCTCCGGTACGGGGAGGAAGCATTCCGGCATTAAATATCAGCTGAGCGTCACTCGAATGTCCGCCATTTACCTGAGGTACCACATGAGGAGCATACAGGCACGATTCTTCTTTCAGCAATCGATTAAGATTGGGTGTAATTTCAGTTCCGTTCAGCGAATTGCCAATGGGGAAAGATTCAAGTGACTCCACTATCAGGATGATGACATTCTTGCTTCCGGCTTCGTGAACCGTCACCGGACTCATATCCTTCTTATTATCCTTCAACCATTTTTCCACAATTCGTTTCTCCGCCGCTGTCATTTGTGCTTGTTCGTGCAGGAGACTTTTGGCCTGATAAACCCAGCAATGAAAGAAGCCATAAGTTGAAGCGCCTTCCACCAAATCGTATCGAAACTCATTCTCTTCCGACAGCAGGTTACTCACCTGATTTCTATCCTTAAAAAGGTTATAGCCGATAGTAATCACAATGGCAGCCAAAACAACCGCACCACTAATTGCCCTCAAGCGAATAGATTCCGGAATGATTGATTTGCGAAAGAAGAACAGATAGCTCAACAATAATAAGACAGATGGAATCGGGAAAAACCAGTCGACTTTCCGGAAGGAACCGAGAATACTGTCGCCCAAGCCATTCAGGTTATTCACCATTGTGAATGAGTCGAAGGGAAGAAGAGTAAAATAGGTACGGTAATACAACAAGTTACTGATGCAGTAAAAGTTGAGCAAAAACAACACAACCAATAAAATCTCCTTATGCCTGCGCATTAAAAAATAAGGCAGGACTAAAATCAGCGACGTGGCAATATGAAGAAATACAGACGAAGGAATATCCGTACTAATCGGCTGTTCTACAATGTCCAGAAACAACCAGAAATTGTAATAAAAAGCAGCTGTGAACAAGAGGAAAAACAGAATATTGTAGCGATATGGCAACGAATTCTGTAAGAAAAATTTACACCGGAGGAAGAAGGTTCTCATCTAATAATTTGGGCCCTGATTTTGGCGCGACAAAGGTATATACTTTTTGGTCAATGCCGCACGACAATTGGTTAAAAATACTAAGAAGCAACACTTTACAGCAATGGCCACCCTCGGAGTCCCGCTTACTGAATGAAAACATGTCCTAAATTGCATCTATTGTGATCTTGTCCCTCGCAGGGAACGGCTATATTTGCATTCACCAAATCCGGTCTGACATGAAAACACCTTTCTTCCTTTTTGTTCTCTTTGCATGTTTTATGAGCAAAGCAATAGCCATCAATCCCTACTCTCCCGATTTTTCAAAACCGAAGCCACCTGCCAGAATGAAACTGGTTTTCAGCGAAGAGTTCAACTACACCGGCACGCCTGATTCAGCTGTTTGGTCGTACGAAACGGGATTCAAACGCAACCAGGAATTACAATGGTATCAGAGTGATAACGCTTACTGCAAAAACGGATGTCTTGTCATCGAAGGTCGCAAAGAAAACCGACCCAACCCGAACTATCGGGTGGAAAGTTCTGACTGGCGCGCCAGTCGCAAAGATATCCAATACACCTCGGCCAGCATTCAGACTGCTGGAAAGAAAAGCTGGCTTTTCGGACGGTTTGAAATACGTGCCCGGATTGATACCGCCACCGGATCATGGCCGGCCATCTGGACGC contains these protein-coding regions:
- a CDS encoding cofactor-independent phosphoglycerate mutase, with the translated sequence MKYIVILGDGMADEPIAELGGKTPLQAAHKPNIDRLAALGCSGMLKTIPEGFAPGSEIANLAVLGYDVPKVFEGRGSLEAASMGIDIEDGEMAMRCNLICIEDGKIKNHSAGHISNEEASELIEFLNKELSDDVIKFFPGVSYRHLLKMKGGDKHLDCTPPHDVPGTPFENVMIKAQATEAEQTAKKLNELTLKSQQLLENHPVNLKRKAAGKDPANSIWLWSPGYRPQMKTINQLFGVKSGAVISAVDLIKGIGVYAGLRPIVVDGATGLYNTNYEGKAQAAIDALRTDDFVYLHIEASDEAGHEGDVALKVKTIEYLDSRVVKPIFEEVSKWNEPVTIAVLPDHPTPCSIRTHTAAPVPFVIYRPHQEPDAVLIYDEYEAQKGSYGILQSQQFMQILLS
- a CDS encoding DUF4153 domain-containing protein, which gives rise to MKLYFFKNWNEKLKLVLVRFPLSLLFVLGTSVLFVLKIHDYKVEISEFMWPLFLGGVFLSIATTLLCEEMRNKLAAISVEILVVIVWLVYCLTLPKHMQPVHIYQVVVVSVSFALSIFFIAFLKKACEIPFWNFVYNIIVLLLVTYLFASVLMGGLGLALLSLDKLFHVVINEKIYGYLNVFCFVIFAPVYWLASIPHSDEKFDSRVQFNKVLKILGLYILLPILCIYLSILYVYMFQIIAKWELPNGWVSMLVSALGIGGLLTIIILYPLRIRGENRTVVWLAKYFPLVLLPLLVLMFVAIARRLDDYGMTINRLYVLLLNLWLFGVSIWLFIVKSKYIKWIVVSFALVAFLSSVGPWSIGNISKYSLRHELKSRLSGLHFLENGGTVKMKIPAMYVDSTSKDRITEITNYLFDTYGVESLQYLFAYPVSKMSSREIVNRFGIQETNSKVIQQFDAWQPENTWSSKVAPYSNIVAINKSFSPDNPYEDENVVLKIDGAVVLVQIKTQPSRYITVSLGSRLQQFVNAGTEKRNRCTKEEMTLNGPNYRMIIISVSGDYNRRTRSYHVGYLKAYLMY
- a CDS encoding DUF2851 family protein, with the translated sequence MKEALLQYAWQHKLFYAGNLATIKGKRVEVIDPGQINRDAGPDFFNAKIKIGETVWAGNVEVHINSSDWKDHHHTNDSAYNNIILHVIAKHDADIFRISGEEIEQLLLPCYEDLESRHEALMGQKSFVSCAEHLDKVPRILLSDWKNALLTERLELKVNDIETLLQNTQNNWEEAFYITLARNFGTGINSIPFELLAKSLPQIYLAKHKDNLTQIEAMLFGQSGLLNQSPASDYTDKLKQEYSFLKAKYQLQPIDAHLWKLLRLRPQNFPHVRIAQFATLTNKSSKLFSKVVNAKSIEEMESLFECSTSEYWQSHYTFNKAADSKNKAIGKSTIKILLINTAAPFLFAYGRYKNDERMQEKALTLLEQVTPEQNSIIKNWKQYNIAATSAFDSQALIHLKKHYCDCKKCLQCRIGHYVLKHDS
- a CDS encoding TonB-dependent receptor, which encodes MKNLFLALFLILSATVSAQNITATGSIFDSKHQPLVGATATLVSKSNPNHKLGDVANANGNFTVKGLSIGTYTMQISFVGFTTLTKSIEIKQNNQRLGSFTLKEESIDLKEITAVGRATRAQQTEDTIKYNADAFKTIQGADASTLISKMPGIVVDGSGKIQAQGETVQKVMVDGKPFFDGDPNLALKNLPAEVVQNIEVFDKKSEQAEFTGFEDGNSVKTINVITRRGMQTGVFGKLNAGIGINEDNKTDYQGSLSMNIFKGNRRITLLGMSNNINQQNFSQDDLAGIMGGGMGMGRGGRGGGFGGGSTLVSGGGGITKTNAGGLNYTDKWGKKIDITGGYFFNITNNTLIQSKNDTYFKQDALGRFQTSDENDFSQTKNINHRFNLKLDYQIDANNSLTFMPNLSFQSNNGNSSMLYNTYLNGASSTKTNTATSRDVTANNLSGMLLYRHRFSKSGRTISLTLNGSSNQNNNDGYTEKHFLNNVITEDDYQTILNNSNGYSLGANAIYTEPLSKTSQLQATYRVNYNHRDIDKQTRDRLTMVLDTALSNLYNSDYLTQSGGLGYRLSSKGLMLMANVDVQHAALQGDQTYPLMVNTDKSYNSILPNMMLNYRFNPYNTIRVFLRASTSAPSIQQLQNVIDNSNPAAITGGNPNLNQQISNNAMFRYTFTPKSGQTLIVMFSAGNTLHYIGNSTILATKDSVLQKGIILRNGAQYSSPVNLTGSWNMNSMFTFGFPVDFLKSNLNISTNFGFNQIPSLYNGVKQMTKNYTIAPKAILGSNISDKLDFTLSYGAAYNIARNNVSSISNNTYLNQTASFKLDWIFWKGLTFQNNMSYQNYRSFANSLSSGFSQNYFMWTASVGKKIMKNDRGEIKLQAYDILRQNKSLTRNVYDNYYEDAISNVMKPFVMLSFTYDLRNFSGQKYQQQQQKQNRQRQQMWEKGGMPPAGSMPPGGGMPGGMPPGGMPMM
- a CDS encoding carbon-nitrogen hydrolase family protein, producing MKICIVQTSAFKGDIEKNISKHLQFLDLAIANQCDLVVFPELSLTGYEPTLAKELATTSNDDRLSCFQKISDQQNIIICIGLPTQMDATLFISMIIFQPDKEPITYSKQHRYPSEVDYFSPGATPVYLHIDETVVAPAICYELSVSQHAENAYRNQASVYLASVLNSVSGVDADLQKLSDIARKYHMTTVMANYVGESGGYECAGKSSVWHADGNLAGQLDGTSEGILIYDTTTKSVFQKLI